One Rosa chinensis cultivar Old Blush chromosome 3, RchiOBHm-V2, whole genome shotgun sequence DNA window includes the following coding sequences:
- the LOC112194291 gene encoding uncharacterized protein LOC112194291, whose translation MVICNLAASADCTLHNGLLKQVKQQRLTGTGNPKNGPFCPGPGLSRSLLYATTVPARSKIFSPSSGPGPYKTITGPGLSRSLFCATAKPARSGITGPGPGPGPCKTCAGLGPCPALVGAEVKDGIWKEVKDNLLNVPEGYKTVCLRCCNSLWKDHKSKTKLNFFEKNKEDPDILSKVPANIVTEQWSELVAYWSSEEAKMIARRNSINRELRGPVHTTGRKHFAQLRFEVFHFILHLCVSSVGDEFLLFSISSINLVLVLKYENVEIWTGI comes from the exons ATGGTTATTTGCAACCTTGCTGCTAGTGCAGATTGCACTTTGCATAATggtttattg AAGCAGGTCAAGCAGCAAAGGTTGACTGGAACCGGAAACCCGAAAAACGGACCGTTTTGTCCCGGTCCGGGTTTATCCCGGTCCTTGTTATATGCAACTACGGTCCCGGCCCGAAGTAAGATTTTCAGTCCCAGTTCCGGTCCCGGTCCCTATAAAACAATTACCGGTCCGGGCTTATCCCGGTCCCTGTTTTGTGCAACTGCAAAACCGGCCCGAAGTGGAATTACCGGTCCCGGTCCCGGTCCCGGTCCCTGTAAAACCTGTGCCGgtctgggaccgtgcccagccctagttgGAGCTGAAGTGAAAGATGGAATATGGAAAGAAGTTAAG GATAATTTGCTGAATGTTCCAGAAGGATATAAAACTGTATGTTTGAGATGTTGCAATAGTCTGTGGAAGGATCATAAAAGCAAAACGAAACTCAACttctttgagaaaaacaaagaagatcCAGATATTCTTTCAAAAGTTCCTGCCAATATTGTGACAGAGCAATGGAGTGAGCTAGTTGCCTATTGGAGTAGTGAGGAAGCTAAG ATGATAGCAAGAAGAAATTCTATCAATAGGGAGCTTCGTGGACCAGTTCATACTACTGGTCGAAAACACTTTGCTCAATTACGATTTGAGGTATTCCACTTCATTCTACATTTATGTGTTTCTTCGGTAGGAGAtgagtttcttcttttttccatttCATCTATAAATTTGGTTCTTGTATTGAAATATGAAAATGTGGAAATTTGGACTGGAATATAG